The following coding sequences are from one Ficedula albicollis isolate OC2 chromosome 17, FicAlb1.5, whole genome shotgun sequence window:
- the PRPF4 gene encoding U4/U6 small nuclear ribonucleoprotein Prp4 isoform X1: MATARAPAARGAARPPEPPKAKAAEEGEAPPAKRAPIFYGSLEEKERERLAKGEAGLLAKEGMKAALEAGNINISSGEVFDLEDHMSERQAEVLAEFERRKRARQINVSTDDSEVKACLRALGEPITLFGEGPAERRERLRNILSVVGTDALKKTRKDDDRSKKSKEEYQQTWYHEGPRSLKTARLWLANYSLPRAAKRLEEARLLKEIPEATRTSQRQELHKSLRSLNNFCSQIGDDRPLSYCHFSPNSKLLATACWSGLCKLWSVPDCNLVHTLRGHSTNVGAIVFHPKATVSLDKKDVSLASCAADGSVKLWNLESEEPVADIEGHSMRVARVMWHPSGRFLGTTCYDHSWRLWDLEAQEEILHQEGHSKGVYDIAFHTDGSLAGTGGLDAFGRVWDLRTGRCIMFLEGHLKEIYGINFSPNGYHVATGSGDNTCKVWDLRQRKCIYTIPAHQNLVTGVSQPREFPADGRLRQHGQDLDPPWLVPTEDPGRARGEGDGAGHLPGWAAHCHLLLRQNLQALDSRVAHRDRDVKDFGLLFYIKEQNRNPMCYSSCSHGCSGVWVCLKHQCWLGLGWHQVLGHFPLFGLFLYCRYTFCCNFDLCNSTLPSEFSSQMFCKHLQYPQSTSGLVCTSASVTAFLTFLFGRSVTSNFDLHLGRELRGRGTWCPPSPASTWVSLEGDLHPPGFTYSRCPRPGNLFQVPPCVLLLELSHGLGVANPRQHLLFRVCCVRSLSAGLPCSALGRAFVLVCLN, from the exons ATGGCCACCGCGCGGGCTCCGGCGGCGCGCGGCGCGGCGCGGCCCCCCGAG ccccccaagGCCAAGGCTGCCGAGGAGGGCGAGGCGCCCCCGGCCAAGCGGGCGCCCATCTTCTACGGgagcctggaggagaaggagcgCGAGCGGCTGGCCAAGGGCGAGGCGGGGCTGCTGGCCAAGGAGGGCATGAAGGCTGCCTTGGAGGCTGGCAACATCAACATCAGCTCTG GGGAGGTGTTTGACCTGGAGGACCACATGAGCGAGCGGCAGGCCGAGGTGCTGGCGGAGTTCGAGCGCCGCAAGCGCGCGCGGCAGATCAACGTGTCCACGGACGACTCGGAGGTGAAGGCGTGTCTGAGGGCCCTGGGGGAGCCCATCACACTCTTTGGAGAGGGGCCTGCCGAGCGCAGGGAGAG GTTAAGGAACATCCTCTCAGTGGTCGGCACAGATGCATTGAAAAAGACCAGGAAAGATGATGACAGGTCAAAAAAGTCCAAAGAAGAG TATCAGCAAACCTGGTACCACGAGGGCCCACGCAGTCTGAaaacagccaggctgtggctggccAACTACTCACTCCCCAG ggcagcgaAGCGGCTGGAGGaggccaggctgctcaaggaGATCCCCGAGGCCACCAGGACATcccagaggcaggagctgcacaaatCCCTGAGG TCCTTGAATAATTTCTGCAGTCAGATCGGGGATGATCGCCCGCTGTCCTACTGCCACTTCAGCCCCAACTCCAAACTCCTGGCCACAGCCTGCTG GAGTGGGCTGTGCAAGCTCTGGTCTGTGCCTGACTGCAACCTGGTTCACACCTTACGAG GACACAGCACCAACGTGGGGGCAATCGTGTTCCACCCCAAGGCCACAGTGTCCCTGGACAAGAAGGATGTGAGCCTGGCCTCCTGTGCAGCTGATGGCTCTGTCAAACTCTGGAACCTGGAAAG TGAGGAGCCGGTGGCCGACATCGAGGGACACAGCATGCGAGTGGCCCGGGTGATGTGGCACCCGTCCGGGCGCTTCCTGGGCACCACCTG CTACGACCACTCGTGGCGCCTGTGGGACCTGGAGGCGCAGGAGGAGATCCTGCACCAGGAGGGGCACAGCAAGGGCGTCTATGACATCGCCTTCCACACCGACGGCTCCCTGGCGGGCACGGG AGGCCTGGATGCCTTTGGCCGGGTGTGGGACCTGCGCACGGGCCGCTGTATCATGTTCCTGGAAGGGCACCTGAAGGAGATCTACGGGATCAACTTCTCCCCGAACGG GTACCACGTGGCCACGGGCAGTGGGGACAACACGTGCAAGGTGTGGGACCTGCGGCAGAGGAAATGCATCTACACCATCCCTGCCCACCAGAACCTGGTCACCGGCGTCAG CCAACCACGGGAATTTCCTGCTGACGGGCGCCTACGACAACACGGCCAAGATCTGGACCCACCCTGGCTGGTCCCCACTGAAGACCCTGGCAGGGCACGAGGGGAAGGTGATGGGGCTGGACATCTCCCTGGATGGGCAGCTCATTGCCACCTGCTCCTACGACAGAACCTTCAAGCTCTGGACAGCCGAGTAGCTCACAGGGAC agggacgtTAAGGACTTCGGGTTGcttttttatattaaagaacaaaatagGAATCCAATGTGTTACAGCAGCTGCAGTCATGGCTGCTCTGGAGTTTGGGTGTGTTTGAAGCACCAGTGTTGGCTTGGGCTTGGTTGGCATCAAGTCTTGGGGCATTTCCCACTTTTTGGACTGTTTTTATACTGCAGGTACACTTTCTGCTGTAATTTTGATCTGTGTAACTCTACCCTCCCTTCTGAGTTCAGCTCCCAGATGTTCTGCAAACATTTGCAGTACCCACAGAGCACCTCAGGTTTGGTGTGTACTTCAGCTTCTGTTACTGCCTTTCTCACCTTCCTTTTTGGTAGGAGTGTGACTTCAAACTTTGATTTGCATTTAGGGAGAGAGCTCAGAGGGAGAGGCACGTGGtgccctccttcccctgcctccaCATGGGTGTCTCTGGAAGGAGATCTGCATCCTCCTGGATTCACTTACAGCAGATGTCCAAGGCCAGGGAATCTTTTCCAGGTACCACCTTGTGTTCTACTCCTTGAATTGTCCCATGGACTGGGTGTTGCAAATCCACGTCAGCATCTCCTGTTCAGGGTTTGCTGTGTGAGGTCACTCAGTGCAGGATTGCCTTGTTCTGCCCTGGGGAGAGCTTTTGTACTTGTTTGTTTAAATTGA
- the PRPF4 gene encoding U4/U6 small nuclear ribonucleoprotein Prp4 isoform X2, translated as MATARAPAARGAARPPEPPKAKAAEEGEAPPAKRAPIFYGSLEEKERERLAKGEAGLLAKEGMKAALEAGNINISSGEVFDLEDHMSERQAEVLAEFERRKRARQINVSTDDSEVKACLRALGEPITLFGEGPAERRERLRNILSVVGTDALKKTRKDDDRSKKSKEEYQQTWYHEGPRSLKTARLWLANYSLPRAAKRLEEARLLKEIPEATRTSQRQELHKSLRSLNNFCSQIGDDRPLSYCHFSPNSKLLATACWSGLCKLWSVPDCNLVHTLRGHSTNVGAIVFHPKATVSLDKKDVSLASCAADGSVKLWNLESEEPVADIEGHSMRVARVMWHPSGRFLGTTCYDHSWRLWDLEAQEEILHQEGHSKGVYDIAFHTDGSLAGTGGLDAFGRVWDLRTGRCIMFLEGHLKEIYGINFSPNGYHVATGSGDNTCKVWDLRQRKCIYTIPAHQNLVTGVRFEPNHGNFLLTGAYDNTAKIWTHPGWSPLKTLAGHEGKVMGLDISLDGQLIATCSYDRTFKLWTAE; from the exons ATGGCCACCGCGCGGGCTCCGGCGGCGCGCGGCGCGGCGCGGCCCCCCGAG ccccccaagGCCAAGGCTGCCGAGGAGGGCGAGGCGCCCCCGGCCAAGCGGGCGCCCATCTTCTACGGgagcctggaggagaaggagcgCGAGCGGCTGGCCAAGGGCGAGGCGGGGCTGCTGGCCAAGGAGGGCATGAAGGCTGCCTTGGAGGCTGGCAACATCAACATCAGCTCTG GGGAGGTGTTTGACCTGGAGGACCACATGAGCGAGCGGCAGGCCGAGGTGCTGGCGGAGTTCGAGCGCCGCAAGCGCGCGCGGCAGATCAACGTGTCCACGGACGACTCGGAGGTGAAGGCGTGTCTGAGGGCCCTGGGGGAGCCCATCACACTCTTTGGAGAGGGGCCTGCCGAGCGCAGGGAGAG GTTAAGGAACATCCTCTCAGTGGTCGGCACAGATGCATTGAAAAAGACCAGGAAAGATGATGACAGGTCAAAAAAGTCCAAAGAAGAG TATCAGCAAACCTGGTACCACGAGGGCCCACGCAGTCTGAaaacagccaggctgtggctggccAACTACTCACTCCCCAG ggcagcgaAGCGGCTGGAGGaggccaggctgctcaaggaGATCCCCGAGGCCACCAGGACATcccagaggcaggagctgcacaaatCCCTGAGG TCCTTGAATAATTTCTGCAGTCAGATCGGGGATGATCGCCCGCTGTCCTACTGCCACTTCAGCCCCAACTCCAAACTCCTGGCCACAGCCTGCTG GAGTGGGCTGTGCAAGCTCTGGTCTGTGCCTGACTGCAACCTGGTTCACACCTTACGAG GACACAGCACCAACGTGGGGGCAATCGTGTTCCACCCCAAGGCCACAGTGTCCCTGGACAAGAAGGATGTGAGCCTGGCCTCCTGTGCAGCTGATGGCTCTGTCAAACTCTGGAACCTGGAAAG TGAGGAGCCGGTGGCCGACATCGAGGGACACAGCATGCGAGTGGCCCGGGTGATGTGGCACCCGTCCGGGCGCTTCCTGGGCACCACCTG CTACGACCACTCGTGGCGCCTGTGGGACCTGGAGGCGCAGGAGGAGATCCTGCACCAGGAGGGGCACAGCAAGGGCGTCTATGACATCGCCTTCCACACCGACGGCTCCCTGGCGGGCACGGG AGGCCTGGATGCCTTTGGCCGGGTGTGGGACCTGCGCACGGGCCGCTGTATCATGTTCCTGGAAGGGCACCTGAAGGAGATCTACGGGATCAACTTCTCCCCGAACGG GTACCACGTGGCCACGGGCAGTGGGGACAACACGTGCAAGGTGTGGGACCTGCGGCAGAGGAAATGCATCTACACCATCCCTGCCCACCAGAACCTGGTCACCGGCGTCAGGTTCGAAC CCAACCACGGGAATTTCCTGCTGACGGGCGCCTACGACAACACGGCCAAGATCTGGACCCACCCTGGCTGGTCCCCACTGAAGACCCTGGCAGGGCACGAGGGGAAGGTGATGGGGCTGGACATCTCCCTGGATGGGCAGCTCATTGCCACCTGCTCCTACGACAGAACCTTCAAGCTCTGGACAGCCGAGTAG
- the CDC26 gene encoding anaphase-promoting complex subunit CDC26 — translation MLRRKPTRLELKLDDIEEFESVRKELEVRAGPGAGGSAGGGGGGGGGGGYKPQPKAGGRTAHFGTFEF, via the coding sequence ATGCTCCGTCGGAAGCCGACGCGGCTGGAGCTGAAGCTGGACGATATCGAGGAGTTCGAGAGCGTGcggaaggagctggaggtgcGCGCAGGGCCGGGCGCGGGGGGctcggcggggggggggggggggggggggggggggggggggtacaaGCCGCAGCCCAAGGCCGGCGGCCGCACCGCGCACTTCGGCACCTTCGAGTTCTGA